In Cryomorphaceae bacterium, the sequence CGAGTGTGACTACACCATTACGCGCATCTGGACTGCTACCGATGATTGTGGAAACACCGCTACCACCATGCAGGTAATTACTGTACAGCCGGGTGAGGAGAGCGATGCAGCACCGTTTGATGCTGTTGACGTAACCAACGGCGACATTCTGCTCACAGCATTCCCCAATCCTATGGTAAGTGAAGCCAACGTTCGATTTGCCATTCCTTACGAGAGCCGCGTGCGCATCGAGATCTACAACCTCGAAGGCAAAATGATGGAAGGTCTCTTTGAAGGACGTGTTCCTGCTGAGCAGGAGTACCTGCTACCTCTGAACGTATCCAGCTTTAACCAGGGTATGTACCTCTGCAAACTGGTAACCGAACGCGAAACAAAAGTTGAAAAACTGATCATCGTTCGATAGTTGGTTTTTGATTGAAAAAAGAAAAGGGCTGCCCTCGGGTGGCCCTTTTTTTATGCGTGACTGCAGATTCACGATTACGAGCAGACAGTATCACACACATAGGGTTAATTTTGCATCAGCCCATGAACAGGATTCTTTATTATCTCGTACTTCTGCCCGTTTCCAAACTTCCCTTTGGGGTACTGTACGGGGTTTCGAACGTGATTGGGTTCCTGCTTTACCATGTGATCCGCTACCGCAGAAATGTGGTCCGAAACAATCTGGTGAACGCATTTCCCGATAAGCCGTTGAGTGAAATCATCGCCATCGAGAAGAAATTCTACCTGCACTTGTCAGATTTGCTGGTTGAAGCCATCAAAATGTTTTCCATCACCGAGGCCGAAATCTCCAAACGTTTTGTAGGCCGGAATATGGAAGAACTCGACCGGCTTTTGAGCCTCAACAAAGATGTAATACTCACCGGCGGTCATCTCAATAGTTGGGAGTACCTTGCTCTTTACGGAAATGCTTTGACGAAATTCAGAATGGGTGGTGTGTACAAATCGCTTTCCAACCCGTTTTTCGAAAAAAAGATGCGAGAGGCACGCGAGAAATTTGGTGTTCTGCTTATTCCAACCGAACAGGCTTTTCATTTCTTTGAGCAGCCGCGCGACGAGCGGGTGGTGATGATTTTTGCCACGGATCAGTCGCCACGAAAACCTGAAAAGGCCTATTGGACCACTTTCCTCAACCAGGAAACAGGCGTACAGCCGGGTGCAGAAATTTTTGCCCGGAAATACAAATTGCCCGTGGTTTACGGCGCGCTCTACAAAGACCGCCGTGGATATTACTCTATTGGCATAGAACATATCTGCGATCACCCGGACGAGCTTCCCGAGCGAAACGCCATCATGGAGAAAGCCACCCGATTACTCGAAGCCCGTATTCTGGAAAACCCGGAGTACTGGCTTTGGTCGCACAAGCGCTGGAAACACAAAAAACCCGAAAATGTCTGATCGCTATATCCCTCTAGCGGAGCGAATCCGGCCCAAAAACCTCGATGAGTACATCGGGCAGCAGCACCTTGTGGGCAAAAACGGCCCCATACGCCAGATGATAGATAGCGGAGCCATACCCTCGCTCATTCTCTGGGGTCCACCCGGCACCGGAAAAACAACACTTGCCGAAATCATTGCACAAAACACGGGTCGCAGGTTTTTTAAGCTCAGTGCTGTGAGTTCCGGAGTGAAGGATGTACGCGATGTAATAGATCAGGCTCAAAGGCAAGACCTTTTTGCGGGCAAAGCTCCCATCCTGTTTATTGACGAAATTCATCGCTTCAGCAAATCACAACAAGACTCACTGCTGCATGCTGTTGAGCGCGGAACCATTACACTTATCGGGGCTACCACCGAGAATCCTTCATTTGAAGTGATTTCCGCGCTGCTGTCCCGCTGTCAGGTTTATGTGCTAAAAGCATTTGAGGCCGCATGGCTGGAAGAGTTGCTGAAACGCGCCCTCACCAAAGACGAAATTTTGAGCAAGCGGCAGATAGAGGTGAAAGACGACAAAGCACTGATG encodes:
- a CDS encoding T9SS C-terminal target domain-containing protein, which translates into the protein ECDYTITRIWTATDDCGNTATTMQVITVQPGEESDAAPFDAVDVTNGDILLTAFPNPMVSEANVRFAIPYESRVRIEIYNLEGKMMEGLFEGRVPAEQEYLLPLNVSSFNQGMYLCKLVTERETKVEKLIIVR
- a CDS encoding lipid A biosynthesis acyltransferase is translated as MNRILYYLVLLPVSKLPFGVLYGVSNVIGFLLYHVIRYRRNVVRNNLVNAFPDKPLSEIIAIEKKFYLHLSDLLVEAIKMFSITEAEISKRFVGRNMEELDRLLSLNKDVILTGGHLNSWEYLALYGNALTKFRMGGVYKSLSNPFFEKKMREAREKFGVLLIPTEQAFHFFEQPRDERVVMIFATDQSPRKPEKAYWTTFLNQETGVQPGAEIFARKYKLPVVYGALYKDRRGYYSIGIEHICDHPDELPERNAIMEKATRLLEARILENPEYWLWSHKRWKHKKPENV